In Rutidosis leptorrhynchoides isolate AG116_Rl617_1_P2 chromosome 2, CSIRO_AGI_Rlap_v1, whole genome shotgun sequence, one genomic interval encodes:
- the LOC139889483 gene encoding uncharacterized protein, with amino-acid sequence MGHFMGNGRSFSFWKDNWKGDGALKGKCEGLFHLDSDANFSIYDRMQGGTWTWSWNRLDIGARNLDLVNKLIAGIGGLELSNSADQWIWLDNDECIYSVSDTRAHIDEVMLPTATTYTRWVKISPRKINVFLWRVVSDRLPTRLNLSRICIDIQEIGCAICNNGIESIHHVLFECNVACDLWRRVRIWVDCNLPIFTEWSDWVCWFEVWLACSEMKARLYVIVASLVWHIWSLIFRADRVFTTPSLASPTRRLACGFIQMVLPMAMVSSLLYGISAPPSHCLIHQRFAIADVLSGGVGYGFLMNIRLSFFFFTGESGFLYPFGFSGDIDSLPGDVQIGATDLQPRQLMYINYVYLG; translated from the exons atggggcatttcatggGTAACGGTCGTTCATTTAGCTTTTGGAAGGATAATTGGAAAGGGGATGGGGCTCTAAAAGGCAAGTGTGAGGGGTTGTTTCATCTTGATTCTGATGCAAATTTCTCGATCTATGATAGAATGCAGGGTGGTACTTGGACGTGGTCTTGGAATCGGTTAGATATTGGAGCTAGAAACTTGGATTTGGTTAATAAATTGATTGCTGGCATTGGTGGTTTAGAGTTGTCCAATAGTGCAGACCAATGGATCTGGTTAGATAATGATGAGTGTATCTATTCTGTTAGCGATACCCGTGCGCATATAGATGAGGTAATGCTCCCTACAGCCACAACATACACAAGATGGGTGAAGATTTCGCCTAGAAAGATCAACGTTTTTCTCTGGAGGGTGGTTTCTGATAGGCTTCCTACACGTCTAAATTTGTCTCGAATATGCATTGATATTCAGGAGATTGGTTGTGCTATCTGCAATAACGGGATCGAATCGATTCATCATGTTTTATTTGAATGCAATGTGGCGTGCGATCTTTGGAGAAGAGTACGTATATGGGTCGACTGCAACTTGCCGATTTTTACAGAATGGTCCGATTGGGTTTGTTGGTTCGAGGTTTGGTTAGCTTGCTCCGAGATGAAGGCTAGACTATACGTGATCGTGGCATCCTTGGTGTGGCACATTTGGAG CCTCATATTTAGAGCTGATAGGGTTTTCACAACCCCATCTCTTGCTTCACCTACCCGTCGTTTGGCCTGTGGTTTCATCCAGATGGTACTGCCGATGGCGATGGTTTCATCCCTATTGTATGGCATCTCCGCACCTCCGTCTCATTGTTTGATCCACCAGCGTTTTGCTATAGCAGATGTTCTTAGCGGTGGCGTAGGCTATGGTTTTCTGATG AACATCAGACTGTCGTTTTTCTTCTTTACCGGTGAAAGTGGGTTTCTCTACCCTTTCGGTTTCTCCGGTGATATCGATTCTCTACCT GGTGACGTTCAGATTGGCGCGACTGACTTGCAGCCAAGGCAACTCATGTACATAAATTATGTGTATCTTGGCTAG